The genomic stretch CACCAGCTTAACTCTATTATCCTAAAAATCGTAATTTCTCAGCAGACAACTGCCAATATTAgaagtatattttataaagactTCATCTTAGAATACTCATCTAgaagttattaaaaattatagtgaagggggtagagggaaggggggagaaataacccaaacattgtatgcacatatgaataaaagaaaaaaattagatagtGAAATTTTAACATTATGATAGACAAtgatacattttgaaaatattcctgATAAACTGACTGCTATATTCCTCCTTTGCTCAGATGTGAGTCACACTCACTTGGGGCACTTTTTCAAAATACACATGCTGAGGCctctcaaataaaaacaaattcttaCTTATAAGCAGTATATTTATTTCCAATTTGCATATATGCATCAAAAAGTCCAATGTCAACCTATTTTTTAAGTGGCCaagttcccttttttttctgtttggtttgatggtactggatttgaatttaggattttgcactcgctaggcaggtactctaccacttgagccaggcctccagcccttaagctcctatttaaaaaaacttattcTGAATGTCTAAATCATCTGAActttgaaacagaaaataaaatataaaagtatatctTCTGCAGGCAACCCTAgttaaaaggagaaattcaataaaaacagaaagttatCACTTTTATAAATGTACTTTAATTGCCTGCCCCCCAAAGTGACCTTAGATTTGCACTAAAAAATTCCAAACTTATATTCCTATTGTCCTAGAAGCAGCACATGGCCTGCTAGATCATTAGTTGAAATAAAGAACAATTTTCATAGTTACCCAAAAGCCTTTTACAGACCCTAGTGATCAGCATCATGCTGTAAGGAAATCAACTCAAAGACAACTGAGGCAGCATGTGGGGTATAAACTTAACCTAGGGTTTAGTAAGTTATAATTAATTTAACAATAGTGATTACAGAATATAATCAATACATAAATACAGTATACAATGAGTTCAAACTTGACAAAGTACAACAAATATAAAGATCATCTAAAATAAACTCTacgagggctggaggtgtggctcaagtggtagagccttgcctcgcaagcacaaagctctgaggtcaaaccgcagtaccacaaaataaatagacaaataaaataaactccGTATAAGTTATGTAACATAAACCACACCttcctgaaaaacaaaagtagaagTCAAGTTATATGATAAGCAAGAAAAACTGCAATACATGTTGAGTTGCCACATTTTAGGAACTCTCTAGAGCAGCAGTATCCAAAGACATTTTCTCTGAGGATAGAAATGATCTAAACATCTGCACTGTCCAATACATGAGCCATGAGCCACATTTATAAAGAAACTAGTGTAGATAAAAACTGGATCCTACAGCTCTAGAGTTTTgcatttttcctttcatcttttacATATACTGCTATAAATGAACCCTGAAGTCAGTGGCCAAACTGACAACCTGGTACTGATGTGGGGCATTTCACTGCCCTATCAGATACAGATGACAGGAGACTGGCACTTACTGGTCTGATGTCAATATCACACATTCCAACACTAGTAGTGACAACATGACTGACTCCCAACATTGTATTTCCTGATAACCCctagaacaaaagaaaatgagtattCACAAGAAGAACTTCATACAGTAAAGCATATTCCCCAAATTTAGTCTTACGTCGGTTTTAAAAACTACACAAACTTCTTACATAGGAAAAGTTAAGCTAATTGTAAAATATGCTTCCATACCTTTACATTGGAAGGGTCAAATAATCCTTCAGGAATTTTTAGCCGCTCTGCACCAAAATCACAGTTGTAACCATTGGGGAATTCATAATGAACAGTTGGCATCTGTGCAGCTACTCTGCAAACATGTTAAACAATATTACACATAAAAACCATCCTCTTCAAAATTATAGATGGGAATTACCAATTTGTTactgagaatattttaaaacattattcaaGGCagtggcaaaatggctcaagtggtagagcacctgcctagcaagcgtgaggcctagttcaaaccacagtacagcaaaaagcaaaaacaaaaacaaaaaaacctacaaatTTAAGGATGTAAAATAATATTTGGTATATCTTAGAACAACTTTATACCTTTAGACTAGTTAAACACATTTTGTAGTTCCTTTGAATATTAAAGAACACTGTgctgtgtaggagggtgaatatgatagaatagtatatatacatgtacataaatggaaaaatgagacctgttcaaactaacctaggaaaggggagaagggaataaaggagaatgatagaggaggtgaattcaactatgatatactgtaagaacttttgcaaatgtcacaatgtacacccagtacaataataaataaaattttttttaaaatcttccttGCTTTTTGAAGTACAGAGTGTAAATAAGAAAACATACTGTTCATCATAAGTTGAATCTGACACCTGAAGTACTGAAGCTTGAAAATCCTGGATGACACActatggattaagaaaaaagtTTATGATCAAGGTTAAAATTTGCCTTTGCAATCTATTTTTTAtaacattatatttaaaatgattctctcttctccccagaaacataaaaaaattaaaaaattcttctgAATTAGACATTTCTGAATGAAGAGAAGTCTACTCAAGCAAGACTCCATTACCAGAATATGCAAACATATCATATCCCATGTAACTTATAATTACTACACATAGTATAAAACAGTTAAAATTTTGCTGAAATACACATGCCCTCTGGGGGTTGATAAAGAAAAAATCTTGTCTAATATCTAGGCAAAAATTATTAATCATCCTCACAATTGTTCCAtgttctaacacacacacacacacacatacatacatgcgtGACCTTTAGGTTCAAAAAACTGTCACAATACATGCCCTCACAGTAAACTGTGACCTGTATTTTACAGTTAGAAATTAGTATGTATCTATGGAGTAACAGATTATTTTACTAGCCTCTTTCCTCCACAAAAAGTCTGTATCACGTGATATACATTAAGATATGGATTTTTAGTGAAGAGAATCTCTCATCAGCTCCTTGCTATGAGTGATCACATATTTTTGATATAGCTGACTAATGCTGGGAAAGAGACCATAACCAAGCCATAGTAGCAGGGCGctacaaaaattaaaaccatttgcTTAGACAAAAGAAGGTACATAACAGCACAATGCTTGCTTCTATCCTAACACCTAAATAAAATAACACGTAGGTCTTATCATAGTAATCCAAATGATTATTAGTACTTTGTAAAGATATTTGCTTGGCAAATATGAAGAGTGGCCTCCTCCAACTCAAAGCTATTAGTTCtgttcataaaatattaaaaatacagagttTGAAAATATAATGTGCCCATTTTCTATTCGAGGACTTATATCCTTCAACACTTttgtaaagagaataagggctactTACATTACACATGTAATTGTGCCAAGACCTTGTAACCTGTGgcaacttctcttttcttttccagtttgctggAGATCCCTCACGAACAGCTTCCTGAAAGTATCAAGAGTATGGGGTAAGTTGACAGTGTTCCTAACACAGAAGTGGGGAGGTGGAAGTAAATTTCACAAGGAAAATTCAATCATTACTTACTTTTGATGCAATCATATACGGAGGAatcaattctatattcatttcttgGAAGAGTTCTCTGCACTGCATGGTAATAAAGTCTCCAGCAAGAGGGGATTTTACAATGCCTGTGAATCAGatcaaacaacaataaaagaccAGTAAGTCTAAACTTCTTGGAACAAACATATTGTGAATGTGTTACATATGAATAGTTTCTTCAGGAAGAATTAACTGAACTGTCCTTCAAAGCATAAAGTCATTTAccacttttaaatatatacttaaaattttaaaatacccttgatttaaaaaaaaattggagactgaTATGATTTAATAATCCTAACTTCATGATTAATGTCTTCCTCACATCTAAAGCCATATGGTATCAATGTATCCAGGTTACACAGTTACCTTGTTGAAGGACATAGCCATCATGGACTGGAATTGCAGTGGTATGAGTGGCTCCACTGTCCAAAATCAGTCCAGTAGAACGACCATTAGCAAATCTAGTTTAAGgcattaaggaaaagaaaaaaagaagggtcCTATAATATCTATCATGAAGGGAAGGCACATGTTTCAGAAGCCATTtttgaaacacatgcatttagTTTAAAATGAGTTAAAGTAAATCTAGGGATGAAAACTGGTGTCAAATAATAATTCTAGCTTAAAACCAAATTACATTAGCAGGACTTTCACAATGGTGGTATAAGAACTCAACTTTGAGCCACAGAAGGCCTGTATCATGTGAACATtctaaaccaaaagaaaacatgacCGTAGTCAGGAAACTCCAAGTAATTCAAGAAGCCTGAAAGCAGAATCAAAGACTGAATGTACGAGATGATCCTGgcttaaagaagaatgacactTTAGAAAGATTATTAAAACTGCACTAAATAGAACAAGCATGGCAAGTGGAGGTGCTGCAATGATCCTGAAAATAATTTCCACCTAAGGCAGTATCAGTGGGATAGAGACAAAACAAATtgatgtgagaaaaaacatggaaaTAGGTAAGTCTTGATGACTAACAGACAACCTTTGAAGGATTGAGGAGAAAAAAACGGTGAGGGTAAACAGGGCTAATGGGTCTATTTTTATAAGCTTCCAATGAATCAGTaagtaaatgttttttaaagtttcttagttttaatttttaatttagagtTAAGCTTAAATTTAAGTTTCTGCTTTACATTCTAATCTAGTAAATACTACCAGATAAAACCACATAAAAAGTGTGAGAGCGCCCTTAAACTAAAAAGTTTGAGAAATCACTGTGCTCAATAAGGAACATAGTAAAAGGACACCTGTCAGCAAAattcagaagatggaaaattcTACAGGGTAAACAATCTACTTTCCTCAGCAAATAAATCACACagtgcatgtgtacacacacatgcacgcacatgcatgtgcacacctGCATAAGGGTAAGGGAATCTGCAGATTAAGAGATGAAGAAACATAttgaataaataccacatatgATCATTGTTTAGGTCCCAATTCAGATATACTaaagtgttttttctttaaaaagaaaaagatatggtcattttttttttttaaagagacatgCTGAACTTTCTATGGATGAAATTATATAGTGTCTGCAATTTGCTTCAAAATCATAGTAGGATGAGAACAGGTTATACTTGATACAATTTTGTGTTGAAAAAAGTTGAAGTTGGGTGATGGACACACAGAGGCTCATATAATATTATATCATccgtttgaaattttccatagtaaaagcttaaaaaaaaaaaagaaaaacccatgcCTAGTAGCAActaaattctattttcttcataAGTGCTTGCTACATTCCTCCTCTGATTtactatacaaaaaaaaattcaaactaatCATGTACTTCTTTATGACTTTGCCTCCCATtcgtttacttttttttttgaagtcttacatctagcccaggctagcctcaaatttgtgattctcctgcctcaggttcctgagtgctgggattataggtatgaaccacatGCCCTCCACACCAATTTTGTTTCGAAGTACTATTCacatttgttatttaattttttaaaaatagtatttctatTACAAACTGAGTTCAGGATATATTGTTTTCCTATTTGTCCAATAATGTGCTTACAACAAATATCTGCTGACTGTAAATCTTAAAGATTTACAGTCAATTTCAGTTTCTATGATACTGAGAGAGAGGGAAGATAGCAATCTCTAAAACACTGCTCTCTATCCACCTTCCCCTTCTTAAACAtgcatacaacacacacacacaactgtctACAAACagaatttatgttatttttctattatatctCCGGTATATTATCAATtccaacaaaaaatacaaaaagatggATGgctaaaaaagcaagaaaaaagggaaaaagatcaACTTCTGAACAAGCAAGAACTAGTTCTTGTCTTCTGCCACAGGTATATTTAGTAGCATTATATATACTTCTGGAGAAAAGCTGAGTATTACTCTTTTAAGGATACGCTGTCAAAACTGCAGTTTTACAAAGGAAGAATGCAGGGATGTTGTAGTGTTCAAACATTAACTCtgtcagtttctctctctttgctctcGTATTCCACttgagaaagcagaaaaaaatgcaagttaTTGTTTAAGAATTAAAATACTGATATATCTCAAGTGATATTACAGAACTATTTTGTCAAACATGTAAAACATTGAAAACAGTAAGACACTACAGTAAATAATCTTTAATaatatctttatatttattttttatttctttttgtaattaaaTTTGGTAAATGATAAATTAAAACTTTACTATTTAATACGTAAAACTGTTAGCTACTATGAATTCTAGAAATTACAGATTTCAAAATACAGGGAAATTAAGGTTCTTATAAAGTATTATTAAATCTTAAGATTAAATCTAATAACCAAAATcctaaatatgaattttaaaacaccAAATTCTCCCACTCTAAGGTACTGAGAAAAGGAAGCCAGATGTTAGAAACAGTAACAAGCAGCAGGCAAATCAAGGAACCAAACTTAAGTATCTGGATACTTTAAAATAATCTGTGGATTTGTGTCCATTGCAATTCAGATGTTTAGAAATGTTTAAGTACCAATCCAGAGAAGTGATCACACCTGGTCATTTGCTTGCTTTCCCCAAAGGAGAACGGTTTAAACACACTGCTGACTTAAGGGACAATTTAACCCAGGtcagctaaaacaaaaaaaagagaagcaatagCCACTGAAAACTTATCACTATGCTCACCTTCTTGACCTTTTGTCTATGTACTAAGTGTATTTCACAATAGACTTTAATTTAGAAGTTGGTAGCCCTACTCCATCATCTGACTTCTCAGAGATCAGAGTATAAAAGTAGATAGATATACACTGCCTTTGGGTTACAAACAATTCATAAGCCAAAATGGGAAAGTCCAAGGAAATCAAAATTAAACAAATCTctgggataaataaataaataaataaccaccaGAACTCATTGGGCATTCAGTTCTTCTTGAATATTTACTGAAATAACAAAAGTTGTAATAGTATTTAAAATTAATCCTTTTCCCTAATTTTCAAATTCACAGTGTGAATTTCTAtgcttctttaaagaaaaaggaaatattcttCAAATGAGTAGTAAActaaaggacaaaacaaaaactaaagaaaagttgGAAAAGAATGTCTTTGTCTCACCGGTGCTTCTGACATAAGAACAGGATGCAGGCTGGCTTCTGATTTGACATGCATTTTGTAGGTATGATCCAAAATAGCCTGGAAACTATCCCAGTCTTCCACTAGAATATAAGATAATAGCTTGAAAACAATGCTTACCTGCAGATCAATACAGTATCTTTTCAGAGACTGTTTCTATGACTTGCCAATTAATgctataatatatataatctACTTATTTTACAGATCTACTCTATAACACAGTACTTTATATAAGAGGTCATCTTTGTTTTCTAGCTATAGAATCTTTCTTTGGTCCCTCTAGTCCCCAGATATGTCCCAAATATAATCAGGGTATCAAAAATACCAAATAATTATTCTTCAATAAATTCTTATTAGAGACCCACTAGGTGATCAGAAGGCAAGAGGAAATGCAAAAGAACTGCATGATCTAGATCGGAAACTCATAAAAACTTACAGTTGGGCTGGGAGCTTGgctttaagtggtaaagtgcctgcctaccatactcaaggctctgaattcaaatgtcagtactgccaaaaaaaaaaaaaaaaaaaaacaaaccctcacagtctatttggaaaaatacgattaaaagacattttcaatCATACTAGACCTTTCTAAATTATTTGGCACTATTGACTATTTGAGGGTTTACAAACATTTTCTGCCACAGCCCAAAGAAGGAATGTCATTAATCTGCACAATATATTTCCACAGGCCCAtctgaattttccatttttttaagtcAGTGGACTTTTATCAGTAGCTTTAACCTGTCTCTCCCCTTCTTAGTGTAAATCTCAGTATCACAGCTGAGAACACTGACAATCACTGGATTTTTATGCTTTCAGAAACATTTTCTTCTCTCAGATTCCTCTTGAATTTTCCACTATATCCTTAACTATTCCTTTTCAATCTCCTTCATAAATACCTTTTTTTCTCTATTGGTTAAATATAGAACAAGTTTTCACTAGGAACCCTATTCTTAGCCATTTTCTCATATTGCAAACTCTCTAGTATAATGAGCTCaatgtcttaaatttttttctcacgaCCTTTTGTGGACTTGCTTACTGGATTATCACTCAATGTCCCAAACACTATGAACTCACTAAACTCACTTACCATGCATAAAAGAGTTAATGTAGCAAACTTGACCCTTAAATGATGTCTGAACTTAACTAGTAAATAGATCCTTGTATCAACCCAAAACTTTCCCAATGTAAGAGTAGCTAGCTCTCTGTGCCTAAACTGTAGAAACAATGTGACTTATGCTGATCACCTACTTTCCTTCTGAGAGTCTAGAATTTTAATATATGCTAGGCAGAGGTGGTATCTACAGATCCCAGTAAAAGCCTTACATACTAAGTCTCTAAGCAGTTCCCCTGGTAGACAATATACATGTCATCACCATTTGTTGCTAAGGAATTAAGTTCATCGTGTGTGATTCTGTGGTAAAAAGAAGCTTGGAGGCTTGCGCTTTCTTTCCTCTGGACTCAATCCCTTTTCCCTCTGTCCAATTCCTTTTGTATCTCTTTAGCGTGATAAATCTGAGCTTTCAGTACAACTATACTGAGTCCTGTGAGTCCTTCGAATTGAGTACCTGAACCTGAGAGGAGTTTTGCCTTTAAGACCATAAcactttttcttcccctttcattCCTATCTCAGTATCTGATATTCTTTATTGAATCACCTAAACCAAAAATCTAGGAATCCTTTTCAACTCCTCTCTCCTTTGTATCTCTTCAGTCACTTAGTACCACCTGTCTCCTGGCTATCCTGAAAGCCACTTTAGGATCTCCACCAATGGTGTTATAGTTTAAAACCTCATTTCTCATCTGGACTCCcacatttcttattttccttcctgTCTCTAACATTCCCCTCCAATTTAGTCTATATACTGCTATTGGAGAGAGCTTTCAGGATGGCAAATATAAGCATATCACATTTCTGTTTAAATTCTTGTGAAGGTACCCTTCAGTTACTAGATTAATACTCCTTGGGATGGTTTTCAGCCT from Castor canadensis chromosome 5, mCasCan1.hap1v2, whole genome shotgun sequence encodes the following:
- the Actl6a gene encoding actin-like protein 6A isoform X3; translation: MVLERDDGSTLMEIDGDKGKQGGPTFYIDTNALRVPRENMEAISPLKNGMVEDWDSFQAILDHTYKMHVKSEASLHPVLMSEAPWNTRAKREKLTELMFEHYNIPAFFLCKTAVLTAFANGRSTGLILDSGATHTTAIPVHDGYVLQQGIVKSPLAGDFITMQCRELFQEMNIELIPPYMIASKEAVREGSPANWKRKEKLPQVTRSWHNYMCNCVIQDFQASVLQVSDSTYDEQVAAQMPTVHYEFPNGYNCDFGAERLKIPEGLFDPSNVKGLSGNTMLGVSHVVTTSVGMCDIDIRPGLYGSVIVAGGNTLIQSFTDRLNRELSQKTPPSMRLKLIANNTTVERRFSSWIGGSILASLGTFQQMWISKQEYEEGGKQCVERKCP
- the Actl6a gene encoding actin-like protein 6A isoform X1 — protein: MSGGVYGGDEVGALVFDIGSYTVRAGYAGEDCPKVDFPTAIGMVLERDDGSTLMEIDGDKGKQGGPTFYIDTNALRVPRENMEAISPLKNGMVEDWDSFQAILDHTYKMHVKSEASLHPVLMSEAPWNTRAKREKLTELMFEHYNIPAFFLCKTAVLTAFANGRSTGLILDSGATHTTAIPVHDGYVLQQGIVKSPLAGDFITMQCRELFQEMNIELIPPYMIASKEAVREGSPANWKRKEKLPQVTRSWHNYMCNCVIQDFQASVLQVSDSTYDEQVAAQMPTVHYEFPNGYNCDFGAERLKIPEGLFDPSNVKGLSGNTMLGVSHVVTTSVGMCDIDIRPGLYGSVIVAGGNTLIQSFTDRLNRELSQKTPPSMRLKLIANNTTVERRFSSWIGGSILASLGTFQQMWISKQEYEEGGKQCVERKCP
- the Actl6a gene encoding actin-like protein 6A isoform X2; this translates as MTYYISDEVGALVFDIGSYTVRAGYAGEDCPKVDFPTAIGMVLERDDGSTLMEIDGDKGKQGGPTFYIDTNALRVPRENMEAISPLKNGMVEDWDSFQAILDHTYKMHVKSEASLHPVLMSEAPWNTRAKREKLTELMFEHYNIPAFFLCKTAVLTAFANGRSTGLILDSGATHTTAIPVHDGYVLQQGIVKSPLAGDFITMQCRELFQEMNIELIPPYMIASKEAVREGSPANWKRKEKLPQVTRSWHNYMCNCVIQDFQASVLQVSDSTYDEQVAAQMPTVHYEFPNGYNCDFGAERLKIPEGLFDPSNVKGLSGNTMLGVSHVVTTSVGMCDIDIRPGLYGSVIVAGGNTLIQSFTDRLNRELSQKTPPSMRLKLIANNTTVERRFSSWIGGSILASLGTFQQMWISKQEYEEGGKQCVERKCP